One genomic region from Leifsonia poae encodes:
- the nagZ gene encoding beta-N-acetylhexosaminidase: protein MPESETPQSGGPTAATAEHPDIRTRRRADIAATLLPGFVGTTLPDWLAERLRDGLGGVCVFGQNITSAEQLRRLTDAIYAANPDAIVAIDEEGGDVTRLHHEAGSPYPGNAVLGRRGDVSYTESIARRVGWELRRVGCNLDFAPDVDINSNPDNPVIGVRSFGSTPQVVAEQSAAWTRGLQSAGVAVCAKHFPGHGDTAQDSHLVLPVVDLAHEDLRERELRPFRAVIEAGARTIMTSHILLPQLDAERPATFSPTIVQGLLRDELGFDGVVVSDALDMKGASGEKGIPEAAVLALAAGCDLLCIGTENTDEQLDSIERAVAEAIDAGRLTGARVAEAAGRVLALAADLHAQRQSIPVPPDDARGAIDPADVAVAIETFDVSPAAAEWIRADAARYSVVRIDTVANIAVGVAPWGPFAEAQAEPDAPLARAFTANPAVVITEDDNPELVLAARSPVLVIGKDNHRHAFAREAIDRLRAQRDAVLVVDMGWPSDDRAYADLATFGASRLIGRALLTLLDTGS from the coding sequence ATGCCTGAAAGCGAGACCCCGCAGAGCGGCGGACCGACGGCCGCGACAGCCGAGCATCCCGATATCCGAACCCGGCGACGCGCCGACATCGCGGCCACGTTGCTGCCCGGATTCGTCGGAACCACGCTGCCCGACTGGCTGGCCGAACGTCTGCGCGACGGTCTCGGCGGCGTGTGCGTATTCGGGCAGAACATCACCTCGGCCGAGCAACTGCGACGATTGACCGACGCGATCTACGCGGCCAACCCCGACGCCATCGTCGCGATCGACGAAGAAGGCGGTGACGTCACTCGCCTCCACCATGAGGCGGGATCGCCCTACCCCGGCAACGCGGTGCTCGGTCGCCGCGGCGACGTGTCATACACGGAGTCGATCGCCCGCCGGGTCGGCTGGGAGCTGCGCCGCGTCGGCTGCAACCTCGACTTCGCCCCGGATGTGGACATCAATTCGAACCCGGACAACCCCGTGATCGGGGTGCGCAGCTTCGGCTCCACCCCGCAGGTCGTCGCCGAGCAGAGCGCCGCCTGGACGCGGGGACTCCAGTCGGCCGGCGTTGCGGTCTGCGCGAAACACTTCCCGGGTCACGGCGACACCGCCCAGGACTCGCATCTCGTCCTCCCCGTCGTCGACCTCGCGCACGAAGACCTGCGCGAGCGCGAGCTGCGACCGTTCCGTGCGGTGATCGAAGCCGGCGCGCGCACCATCATGACGTCGCACATCCTGCTGCCGCAGCTCGACGCGGAGCGGCCGGCGACCTTCAGCCCGACGATCGTGCAAGGCCTGCTGCGCGACGAGCTCGGGTTCGACGGCGTCGTGGTGAGCGACGCCCTCGACATGAAAGGCGCCAGCGGGGAGAAAGGCATTCCGGAGGCCGCCGTGCTCGCGCTCGCCGCGGGATGCGATCTGCTCTGCATCGGCACGGAGAACACCGACGAACAACTCGACAGCATCGAGCGGGCCGTTGCCGAGGCGATCGACGCCGGCCGCCTGACGGGCGCACGGGTCGCCGAAGCCGCCGGCCGTGTGCTCGCCCTCGCCGCCGACCTGCATGCGCAGCGGCAGAGCATCCCGGTGCCGCCGGACGATGCCCGTGGCGCCATCGACCCCGCCGACGTGGCCGTGGCGATCGAGACGTTCGACGTGAGCCCCGCCGCCGCCGAGTGGATCCGGGCCGATGCTGCTCGATACTCGGTGGTGCGCATCGACACGGTTGCGAACATCGCCGTCGGTGTCGCACCCTGGGGGCCGTTCGCCGAAGCGCAGGCCGAACCGGATGCGCCGCTCGCCCGCGCCTTCACCGCCAACCCCGCCGTCGTCATCACCGAAGACGACAACCCCGAGCTCGTTCTCGCCGCCCGGTCACCCGTGCTCGTCATCGGCAAGGACAACCACCGTCACGCGTTCGCCCGCGAGGCCATCGACCG
- a CDS encoding ROK family transcriptional regulator, translating to MLNSQTPQRDQAPAFPTAASPLGRRSLRVTSKALPEHNRRHNRSLILQTLFHGGSMSRADLARESGLTRVTVSDLVSELASEGIIQELGPRTGARVGKPARMIGIDENAYTVIALDLSADDRFVGTIVTLRGAMVHRLEVPIAETTGGGAVELALALARDLLKRATVRILGIGIGTPGIVGHDGVVREAPNLGWVDVDLAGRFRAEFGVPIHVGNDANAAALAIHTFRESSAESLMVVTIEHGVGAGLIIGGALVEGEQFTAGEIGHVVVDETGDACACGRIGCLELAIAVPRLKRRLADAPASDRDSVLADAGRALGVAIAPVISALNLNEVVLSGPADLVEGAFLDSARDTIRARTLSAVSNGLDMSLAQRSDELVLLGATVLVLSAELGVS from the coding sequence ATGCTGAACAGCCAGACGCCGCAGCGCGACCAGGCCCCGGCCTTCCCGACAGCCGCGTCCCCGCTCGGACGCCGCTCCCTCCGCGTGACCTCGAAGGCCCTCCCGGAGCACAACCGGCGGCACAACCGGTCCCTCATCCTCCAGACCCTCTTCCACGGCGGCTCGATGAGCCGGGCCGACCTCGCCCGCGAATCGGGTCTCACCCGGGTGACCGTCTCAGACCTGGTCAGCGAACTCGCCTCCGAAGGCATCATCCAGGAGCTCGGCCCGCGCACCGGGGCCCGCGTCGGCAAACCGGCCCGGATGATCGGGATCGACGAGAACGCGTACACCGTGATCGCCCTCGACCTCTCCGCCGACGACCGATTCGTGGGAACGATCGTGACCCTGCGCGGTGCCATGGTCCACCGTCTCGAGGTGCCGATCGCCGAGACCACCGGCGGCGGCGCCGTCGAACTCGCGCTCGCGCTCGCCCGCGACCTGCTGAAACGCGCGACTGTGCGCATCCTCGGCATCGGGATCGGAACGCCCGGAATCGTCGGGCACGACGGCGTGGTGCGCGAGGCTCCGAACCTCGGCTGGGTGGATGTCGACCTCGCCGGGCGCTTCCGCGCCGAGTTCGGCGTGCCGATCCACGTCGGGAACGACGCGAACGCCGCCGCCCTGGCCATCCACACGTTCCGGGAGAGCTCGGCCGAGAGTCTCATGGTCGTCACCATCGAGCACGGCGTCGGAGCGGGGCTGATCATCGGAGGCGCGCTCGTCGAAGGCGAACAGTTCACGGCCGGCGAGATCGGGCACGTCGTCGTCGACGAAACCGGCGACGCCTGCGCCTGCGGTCGCATCGGCTGCCTCGAACTCGCCATCGCCGTGCCCCGACTCAAGCGCCGGCTCGCCGACGCGCCCGCATCAGACCGGGACAGCGTGCTGGCCGATGCCGGCCGCGCGCTCGGCGTCGCAATCGCCCCGGTGATCAGCGCCCTCAACCTGAACGAGGTCGTCCTCTCCGGGCCCGCCGACCTCGTCGAGGGAGCATTCCTCGACTCCGCCCGCGACACCATCCGCGCCCGCACGCTCTCCGCCGTCAGCAACGGGCTCGATATGAGCCTGGCCCAGCGCAGCGACGAACTCGTGCTCCTCGGCGCGACGGTGCTCGTGCTCTCCGCAGAACTCGGTGTGTCATGA
- a CDS encoding sugar ABC transporter substrate-binding protein yields the protein MRKSRITVVGAIGIAAALALSACSGGGSGSSGSSDGTIGKVDGKGKTITVWVMTGDLTPKTLDAINTEFTKETGAKVKVETQQWTNIATKITTALATSTPPDVLDIGNTQVATFASSGGLLDLTKYKSDLEQGQTWLGGLVEPATVNGKLYGVPSFGAARAVVYNKDIWSKAGITAAPTTYDQLKADLDKVKAAGTASDFSSFYLPGQYWYAGLQWMWDAGGDIATLSDGKWKAGFSSSDSQKGLTEYKAFQNAYSSTASQSLNTDKPDQDQLFADGKAGAILANNWELAAITKDNPSLTNDKLGSFPLPGASGKNQPALLAGSDWGIAQKSKNQDLALVWSKIAASPKIQNDYVFGNDKWIPNSVEGSKSAVSSGKLDDNQTAFFTAAQNSKATPASGNWAQLEDPGMKQFFQSIATGSKSVADATKAWDDTVNSTLNG from the coding sequence TTGCGCAAGTCACGCATCACGGTGGTCGGCGCCATCGGCATCGCCGCCGCGCTGGCCCTGAGCGCCTGCTCCGGCGGCGGATCGGGGAGCTCCGGCTCCTCCGACGGCACGATCGGCAAGGTCGACGGCAAGGGCAAGACCATCACGGTCTGGGTCATGACCGGCGACCTCACGCCGAAAACACTCGACGCCATCAACACCGAGTTCACCAAAGAGACCGGGGCGAAGGTCAAGGTCGAGACCCAGCAGTGGACGAACATCGCCACGAAGATCACCACGGCACTCGCGACGAGCACGCCGCCCGATGTCCTCGACATCGGCAACACCCAGGTCGCGACCTTCGCCTCCAGCGGGGGCCTGCTCGACCTCACCAAGTACAAGAGCGACCTGGAGCAGGGCCAGACCTGGCTGGGCGGCCTCGTCGAGCCCGCAACGGTGAATGGCAAGCTCTACGGCGTTCCGTCGTTCGGCGCCGCGCGTGCGGTCGTCTACAACAAGGACATCTGGTCGAAGGCCGGCATCACAGCGGCGCCGACGACCTATGACCAGCTCAAGGCCGACCTCGACAAGGTGAAGGCCGCGGGCACCGCCAGTGACTTCTCCTCGTTCTACCTCCCCGGTCAGTACTGGTACGCGGGCCTGCAGTGGATGTGGGACGCCGGCGGCGACATCGCCACCCTCAGCGATGGCAAATGGAAGGCCGGATTCTCCAGTTCCGACTCGCAGAAGGGCCTGACCGAGTACAAGGCGTTCCAGAACGCCTACTCGTCGACCGCGAGCCAGTCGCTCAACACCGACAAACCCGACCAGGACCAGCTCTTCGCCGACGGCAAAGCCGGCGCCATCCTGGCCAACAACTGGGAGCTCGCCGCCATCACCAAGGACAACCCGTCGCTGACCAACGACAAGCTCGGCTCGTTCCCGCTGCCGGGTGCCTCCGGCAAGAACCAGCCGGCGCTGCTGGCCGGCTCCGACTGGGGCATCGCCCAGAAGAGCAAGAACCAGGATCTCGCTCTCGTGTGGTCGAAGATCGCCGCCAGCCCGAAGATCCAGAACGACTACGTCTTCGGCAACGACAAGTGGATCCCGAACAGCGTCGAAGGCTCGAAGAGCGCCGTCTCGAGTGGCAAGCTCGACGACAACCAGACAGCGTTCTTCACCGCCGCCCAGAACTCGAAGGCCACCCCGGCCTCCGGCAACTGGGCTCAGCTCGAAGACCCCGGCATGAAGCAGTTCTTCCAGTCGATCGCAACCGGAAGCAAGTCGGTCGCCGATGCCACGAAGGCCTGGGATGACACGGTCAACTCCACGCTGAACGGCTAG
- a CDS encoding carbohydrate ABC transporter permease has product MTVTSPDLIDVESGARVAVNPRRRRRKRRVGTNVLAIVFSLIWIFPVYWMINTALKPRPEVMTPTPLFLPVHPTLDNFIAAVTQTNFFEALRNSVIVVFGALIVAVALSLFASAALSRFRFRGRKTIMVIILAIQMLPGTALLIPQFLIFNDLNLVGTFAGLMLAYVATVLPFSIWVMRGFFVAIPVEIEEAAMMDGASTWRTLWSVLFPLVAPGVISASVFGFITAWNDYLVAYTFMKEPSQYTLPIWLSSFSTPTTGTDYGGQMAASVLFALPVVIFFMIIQRNLVTGMSAGAVKG; this is encoded by the coding sequence ATGACCGTCACCTCGCCCGACCTCATCGACGTCGAGTCCGGCGCCCGCGTCGCGGTGAACCCGCGCCGACGCCGCCGCAAACGGCGGGTCGGCACCAACGTCCTCGCGATCGTGTTCAGTCTGATCTGGATCTTCCCGGTCTACTGGATGATCAACACCGCTCTGAAGCCGCGCCCGGAGGTGATGACGCCGACGCCGCTGTTCCTCCCCGTGCATCCGACCCTCGACAACTTCATCGCCGCCGTCACGCAGACGAACTTCTTCGAAGCGCTGCGCAACAGCGTGATCGTCGTCTTCGGCGCGCTCATCGTCGCGGTCGCCCTGTCACTGTTCGCCTCCGCGGCGCTCAGCCGGTTCCGGTTCCGCGGCCGCAAGACGATCATGGTCATCATCCTGGCCATCCAGATGCTCCCGGGAACGGCGCTCCTCATCCCCCAGTTCCTGATCTTCAACGATCTGAACCTCGTCGGAACGTTCGCCGGTCTGATGCTTGCCTACGTGGCCACCGTGCTGCCGTTCTCGATCTGGGTCATGCGCGGGTTCTTCGTCGCGATCCCTGTGGAGATCGAGGAAGCGGCGATGATGGACGGTGCGAGCACCTGGCGCACGCTCTGGAGCGTGCTGTTCCCCCTGGTCGCTCCCGGTGTCATCTCGGCCAGCGTGTTCGGGTTCATCACCGCGTGGAACGACTACCTCGTGGCGTACACCTTCATGAAGGAACCGTCGCAGTACACGCTCCCTATCTGGCTCTCCTCGTTCTCCACACCGACGACCGGAACGGACTACGGCGGGCAGATGGCCGCCTCGGTGCTGTTCGCGCTGCCCGTCGTCATCTTCTTCATGATCATCCAGCGCAACCTCGTCACGGGGATGTCTGCGGGTGCGGTGAAGGGCTGA
- a CDS encoding NADP-dependent isocitrate dehydrogenase: MEKIKVEGTVVELDGDEMTRIIWQAIKDSLIHPYLDVNLEYYDLGIQKRDETDDQITVDAANAILKHGVGVKCATITPDEARVEEFGLKKMWRSPNGTIRNILGGVVFREPIIISNIPRLVPGWNKPIVIGRHAFGDQYRATDFTFDGPGTLTLSFTPSDGGEARSFEVYQAPGAGVALAMYNQDASIRDFARASFNYGLDRQYPVYLSTKNTILKAYDGRFKDLFQEVFDAEYKERFDAAGLTYEHRLIDDMVASSLKWEGGYVWACKNYDGDVQSDTVAQGFGSLGLMTSVLTTPDGKVVEAEAAHGTVTRHYRQHQQGKPTSTNPIASIYAWTRGLAHRGKLDGNQDLIDFTHTLEDVVIKTVESGKMTKDLALLVGPDQPYQTTEEFLAAIGDNLKARLG; this comes from the coding sequence TTGGAAAAGATCAAGGTTGAAGGCACCGTCGTCGAGCTCGACGGCGACGAGATGACGCGCATCATCTGGCAGGCCATCAAAGATTCGCTCATCCACCCGTACCTCGACGTGAACCTCGAGTACTACGACCTCGGCATCCAGAAGCGCGACGAGACCGACGACCAGATCACCGTGGATGCGGCCAACGCCATCCTGAAGCACGGTGTCGGCGTGAAGTGCGCCACCATCACGCCCGATGAGGCGCGCGTTGAGGAGTTCGGCCTGAAGAAGATGTGGCGCAGCCCGAACGGGACGATCCGCAACATCCTCGGCGGCGTCGTGTTCCGTGAGCCGATCATCATCTCGAACATCCCGCGGCTGGTCCCCGGCTGGAACAAGCCGATCGTCATCGGTCGTCATGCGTTCGGCGACCAGTACCGCGCCACCGATTTCACCTTCGATGGCCCGGGCACGCTCACCCTGAGCTTCACCCCCTCCGACGGCGGCGAGGCCCGATCGTTCGAGGTCTACCAGGCGCCGGGAGCCGGTGTCGCGCTCGCGATGTACAACCAGGATGCGTCGATCCGCGACTTCGCCCGCGCCTCCTTCAACTACGGTCTCGACCGTCAGTACCCGGTCTACCTGTCGACGAAGAACACCATCCTCAAGGCGTACGACGGCCGCTTCAAGGATCTCTTCCAGGAAGTGTTCGACGCCGAGTACAAAGAGAGGTTCGACGCCGCCGGCCTCACCTACGAGCACCGCCTGATCGACGACATGGTCGCCTCCAGCCTCAAGTGGGAGGGCGGATACGTCTGGGCCTGCAAGAACTACGACGGTGACGTGCAGTCCGACACCGTGGCTCAGGGCTTCGGCTCGCTCGGCCTGATGACCAGCGTGCTCACCACGCCGGACGGCAAGGTCGTCGAGGCGGAGGCCGCGCACGGGACGGTCACCCGTCACTACCGCCAGCACCAGCAGGGCAAGCCGACGTCGACCAACCCGATCGCCTCGATCTACGCCTGGACGCGCGGCCTTGCGCACCGCGGCAAGCTCGACGGCAACCAGGACCTGATCGACTTCACGCACACGCTCGAAGACGTGGTCATCAAGACGGTCGAGTCCGGCAAGATGACCAAGGACCTCGCGCTCCTGGTCGGCCCGGACCAGCCGTACCAGACGACCGAGGAGTTCCTCGCGGCCATCGGCGACAACCTGAAAGCGCGACTCGGCTAG
- a CDS encoding GNAT family N-acetyltransferase, with product MAELRLEELSASNVVAANALTMKPGQEQFVAPVSYSAAAAVTNPVTSWQRVVRDGDEVVAFIMGNFDPNAESEEFRSILWRINVDAEDQGRGVGTFAVQALADEARARGLDRIYVIWEPGELGPEQFFLRSGFLPIGETQYGETIGALDL from the coding sequence ATGGCTGAGTTGAGACTGGAAGAGTTGAGCGCGTCGAACGTCGTGGCGGCGAACGCCCTCACGATGAAGCCGGGGCAGGAGCAGTTCGTCGCTCCGGTCTCGTACTCGGCGGCAGCCGCCGTGACCAACCCGGTGACCTCGTGGCAGCGCGTCGTTCGCGACGGCGACGAAGTCGTCGCGTTCATCATGGGCAACTTCGACCCGAACGCCGAGAGCGAAGAGTTCCGCTCGATCCTCTGGCGCATCAACGTCGACGCCGAAGACCAGGGGCGCGGCGTCGGAACGTTCGCTGTACAGGCGCTGGCCGACGAAGCGCGAGCCCGCGGGCTCGACCGCATCTACGTGATCTGGGAGCCTGGAGAGCTCGGCCCGGAACAGTTCTTCCTGCGCAGCGGGTTCCTGCCCATCGGCGAGACCCAGTACGGCGAGACGATCGGTGCCCTCGACCTCTGA
- a CDS encoding MGMT family protein produces MPSTSDPRALEEEPFVDRVLAVVESIPPGRVMTYGDVAATLGSRAARMVGQIMAYYGSDVPWWRVVRASGHPPANHEHIALPLYRAESTPLLGVGGAAYRVDVKRARYTP; encoded by the coding sequence GTGCCCTCGACCTCTGATCCGCGCGCGCTCGAGGAGGAGCCCTTCGTCGACCGCGTGCTCGCCGTCGTCGAGTCCATCCCGCCCGGCCGAGTGATGACCTACGGCGATGTCGCGGCGACTCTCGGTTCACGGGCAGCGCGGATGGTCGGACAGATCATGGCGTACTACGGCTCGGATGTGCCCTGGTGGCGGGTCGTGCGCGCCAGCGGGCATCCCCCGGCGAACCACGAGCACATCGCGCTGCCCTTGTACCGCGCCGAGTCGACCCCACTGCTGGGCGTCGGCGGCGCCGCCTACCGCGTCGATGTGAAGCGGGCCAGGTATACGCCCTGA
- a CDS encoding IS481 family transposase, with protein MSHGNAALTPRQRLRVARLIIDEGWTVAAAADYFRVSWPTAAKWARRYVELGPEGMTDRSSRPHAHPNRTPQLLVKKIVHLRIKKRLGPVQIAGRLGMPASTVHAVLVRCRLNRLTHVDVKTGEPARRYEHDYPGSLIHVDVKKLGNIPDGGGWRFVGRAQGDRNRAKTPRKDRNQYYNPKMRHAFVHTVIDDHSRVAYAEIHDDERAETAIGVLQRATSWFADRGVRVERVLSDNGSAYRSHAWRHACTDLGIRPKFTRPYRPQTNGKIERFHRTMSDGWAFARHYNSESARRAALPAWLHHYNQHRPHTATGKLPPITRLSSNLPGHYN; from the coding sequence GTGTCTCACGGTAATGCGGCTTTGACGCCGCGGCAAAGGTTGCGTGTTGCGCGACTGATCATCGACGAGGGCTGGACCGTCGCTGCGGCGGCTGACTACTTCCGTGTTTCGTGGCCGACCGCCGCGAAATGGGCACGCCGCTACGTCGAACTCGGCCCGGAGGGGATGACAGATCGGTCCTCCCGCCCGCACGCGCATCCGAATCGGACCCCGCAGCTGCTGGTGAAGAAGATCGTGCATCTGCGGATCAAGAAACGCCTTGGTCCGGTGCAAATCGCTGGCCGGCTGGGGATGCCGGCGTCGACCGTTCACGCGGTTCTGGTGCGTTGCCGTCTCAACCGGCTCACCCATGTCGATGTGAAGACCGGGGAACCGGCCCGACGTTACGAACACGACTACCCCGGATCGCTGATCCATGTCGATGTGAAGAAGCTCGGCAACATCCCCGACGGCGGCGGGTGGCGGTTCGTCGGCCGAGCCCAGGGCGACAGGAATCGGGCGAAGACGCCGCGCAAAGACCGCAACCAGTACTACAACCCGAAGATGCGACACGCGTTCGTGCACACCGTGATCGATGACCATTCCCGCGTCGCCTACGCCGAGATCCACGACGACGAACGCGCTGAGACTGCGATCGGAGTCCTCCAACGGGCGACGTCCTGGTTCGCCGATCGTGGAGTCCGCGTCGAACGCGTCCTCTCCGACAACGGCTCCGCCTACCGCTCCCACGCCTGGCGACACGCCTGCACGGACCTCGGCATCCGCCCGAAGTTCACCCGCCCCTACCGGCCGCAAACGAACGGCAAAATCGAACGCTTCCACCGCACGATGAGCGACGGATGGGCATTCGCCCGCCACTACAACTCCGAGTCAGCCCGCCGCGCAGCCCTCCCCGCCTGGCTCCATCACTACAATCAACACCGACCCCACACCGCCACCGGAAAGCTCCCGCCCATCACCCGGCTATCGAGCAACCTACCTGGGCACTACAACTAG
- a CDS encoding sensor histidine kinase, protein MRAARIWLRALAVVLAIGSNVLAQVVSAVTGDYGPRPQGLGWAIVFVLVGVDYAVCAIIAWKIVRSPIAGWVMVGASLFWAAGAWYPITRSNGWVWPVLEGVTDLWAVLVGILVLCYPGGRILARFDRIVVLVVMAAFLVRFVGILLFSSPAPADCGCVTNVYAVLPSEDADFWLGVAWRVVGLALMLTVAVRLTMRWVSSTLPARRVAFVMPLALLLWCYGTVQDSLSFALDWDSGWLQFIPPFAIALIPPSFVAGVFYARGLRSRVADLVIVARDKVDRSLWESSLARTLHDNSLRVYWWDEQLNGYETSGGERRPNGSVVDRPGRSTLDIDSDQGPIALIEHDVALSQDDRLLDAVSSALLLSVDNDRLRHRLERTLQEVRDSRLRIVEEGYLARRRLERDLHDGSQQQLVSLAIGLRIATSKAQSAGHGELVADLERASAQLADALRELRELARGIHPTVLTDGDLRSAIDELAQRSHLPVEVRVEIPDRLSEVVEETIYYCVAECLANAAKHSGARNCAVTVTRSDHTVSVVVKDDGQGGARVEPGGGLEGVRDRVEAVDGHAEVQSVAGLGTIVELTIPLT, encoded by the coding sequence ATGAGGGCCGCGCGCATCTGGCTCCGCGCGCTCGCCGTGGTGCTGGCCATCGGCTCGAACGTGCTCGCCCAGGTGGTGAGCGCGGTCACCGGCGACTACGGCCCTCGGCCGCAGGGTCTCGGATGGGCAATCGTCTTCGTGCTCGTGGGTGTCGATTACGCGGTCTGCGCGATCATCGCCTGGAAGATCGTGCGCAGCCCGATCGCGGGTTGGGTGATGGTCGGTGCCTCGCTGTTCTGGGCGGCGGGCGCCTGGTATCCGATCACCCGCTCGAACGGCTGGGTGTGGCCGGTGCTGGAGGGCGTCACCGATCTGTGGGCGGTGCTCGTCGGCATCCTCGTGCTCTGCTACCCGGGCGGTCGCATCCTCGCCCGGTTCGACCGCATCGTGGTGCTCGTCGTGATGGCGGCCTTCCTCGTGCGATTCGTGGGAATCCTGTTGTTCTCGTCGCCCGCTCCCGCCGACTGCGGCTGTGTGACGAACGTCTACGCCGTGCTGCCCAGCGAAGACGCCGACTTCTGGTTGGGAGTCGCCTGGCGCGTCGTCGGGCTCGCCCTGATGCTCACGGTGGCGGTGCGGCTGACGATGCGGTGGGTGTCGAGCACCCTTCCCGCGCGGCGGGTGGCGTTCGTGATGCCCCTGGCGCTGCTGCTCTGGTGCTACGGCACCGTGCAGGACTCGCTCAGTTTCGCGCTCGACTGGGACAGCGGTTGGCTGCAGTTCATCCCACCGTTCGCGATCGCGCTCATCCCGCCGTCGTTCGTGGCCGGGGTGTTCTACGCGCGCGGGCTGCGCTCCCGGGTCGCCGACCTCGTGATCGTCGCCCGCGACAAGGTCGACCGCTCGCTCTGGGAGTCGAGCCTCGCACGCACACTGCACGACAACTCCCTGCGGGTCTACTGGTGGGATGAACAGCTCAACGGCTACGAGACCTCCGGCGGAGAGCGCCGGCCCAACGGCAGCGTCGTCGACCGTCCGGGACGCTCGACGCTCGACATCGACTCCGATCAGGGCCCGATCGCCCTGATCGAGCACGACGTGGCTCTCAGCCAGGATGACCGTCTGCTCGACGCCGTCTCCTCCGCTCTGCTGCTCTCGGTGGACAATGACCGACTGCGTCACCGGTTGGAGCGCACGCTGCAGGAGGTGCGCGACTCCCGCCTGCGCATCGTGGAGGAGGGGTACCTGGCTCGTCGCCGGCTGGAGCGCGACCTGCACGACGGCTCCCAGCAGCAGCTCGTGTCTCTGGCGATCGGCCTGCGCATCGCGACATCGAAAGCGCAGTCGGCCGGTCACGGGGAGCTCGTCGCCGACCTCGAACGCGCGTCGGCGCAGCTGGCGGATGCGCTGCGCGAGCTGCGAGAGCTGGCCCGCGGAATCCACCCGACCGTGCTCACGGACGGCGACCTTCGCTCGGCCATCGACGAACTGGCACAGCGCAGCCACCTGCCGGTGGAGGTGCGGGTGGAGATCCCGGACCGGCTCAGCGAAGTGGTGGAAGAGACGATCTACTACTGCGTGGCCGAGTGCCTGGCCAACGCGGCGAAGCACTCCGGCGCCCGCAATTGCGCCGTCACCGTGACCCGCAGCGACCACACGGTCTCCGTCGTCGTCAAGGATGACGGACAGGGCGGCGCGCGGGTGGAACCCGGTGGCGGACTCGAAGGTGTGCGCGACCGGGTCGAGGCGGTCGACGGTCACGCCGAGGTGCAGTCCGTGGCCGGCCTCGGTACCATCGTCGAGCTGACGATCCCTCTGACCTAG
- a CDS encoding response regulator transcription factor, producing MFAGVNRESRALRVAVADDAVLLREGIGQILRASGVEVVSSVDTAEELLAVVSADSGIDAVVLDIKMPPTHTDEGLRALEQLRASGSTVGVLLLSMYTTAAYAIRAMSAGSGTGYLLKDRVADADTLVNAVRSVAAGGSVVDPEVVSLLVSGHTAEASLDTLSARERDVIRLMAEGKSNAGIAAELHLSLRTVESHIGHIMAKLDVEDSAEGHRRVLAVLRFLGRDS from the coding sequence GTGTTTGCGGGTGTCAATAGAGAATCTCGCGCGCTTCGGGTCGCTGTCGCCGATGACGCCGTCCTCCTGAGAGAGGGGATCGGCCAGATCCTTCGCGCCAGCGGGGTCGAGGTCGTTTCGTCGGTCGACACGGCCGAGGAGCTTCTCGCCGTCGTCTCCGCCGACTCCGGCATCGACGCCGTCGTGCTCGACATCAAGATGCCCCCGACGCACACCGATGAGGGTCTCCGGGCGCTCGAACAGCTCCGCGCCTCCGGCTCCACCGTCGGCGTTCTGCTGCTCTCGATGTACACCACGGCCGCGTACGCGATCCGGGCGATGAGCGCGGGCAGCGGCACCGGCTATCTGCTCAAAGACCGCGTGGCGGACGCGGACACCCTCGTCAATGCGGTGCGCTCGGTCGCTGCCGGCGGCTCCGTCGTCGACCCGGAGGTCGTCTCGCTGCTGGTCAGCGGACACACCGCCGAAGCGTCGCTCGATACGCTGTCGGCGCGCGAACGCGACGTCATCCGGCTGATGGCGGAAGGCAAGTCGAACGCGGGCATCGCGGCCGAGCTGCATCTGAGCCTGCGCACCGTGGAGTCGCACATCGGTCACATCATGGCCAAACTCGATGTGGAAGACTCCGCCGAGGGTCACCGGCGCGTGCTCGCCGTGCTGCGCTTCCTCGGCCGGGACAGCTGA
- a CDS encoding response regulator transcription factor, with translation MCLRVVIVDDHARFRAQATELLRLERFAVVGDADTGRGGIEVSRRLAPDLVLLDVGLPDASGFDLVPAMHATGAAVVLTSSRASRDYGHRVEESGAEGFISKAELTGEAIRSLLR, from the coding sequence ATGTGCCTCCGTGTTGTGATCGTCGACGACCACGCACGATTCCGCGCACAGGCCACCGAATTGCTCCGGCTCGAACGCTTCGCTGTCGTCGGCGACGCCGACACCGGTCGCGGTGGCATCGAGGTGAGCCGTCGACTCGCTCCCGATCTCGTCCTGCTCGATGTCGGCCTGCCCGATGCCAGCGGCTTCGATCTGGTTCCCGCCATGCATGCCACTGGTGCGGCCGTCGTGCTCACATCGAGCCGGGCTTCGCGTGACTACGGCCACCGGGTCGAAGAGAGTGGGGCGGAAGGCTTCATCAGCAAAGCGGAACTGACCGGCGAGGCGATCCGCAGCCTGCTAAGGTAA